One stretch of Armigeres subalbatus isolate Guangzhou_Male chromosome 2, GZ_Asu_2, whole genome shotgun sequence DNA includes these proteins:
- the LOC134210378 gene encoding uncharacterized protein LOC134210378: MSSMQERETLFAKCCTKRQNEDSVSNLPSSKRIKAVGGVVVHMTIDSDAAANLVDLQTWSNLQRSGAKVKFSQHDDRSFKAYGSVRPMKMIGMFTAEIEAGDNKTEAIFYIAEDAKQSLVGDEKAKQLKVLKIGHDVASVQQQPRAFPKIKGVLVEIPIDPNVKPVQQPYRRSPFALEDKIAEKLQYLLNQDIIEPVEESSAWVSPIVPILKDNGEIRLCVDMRRANQAVIRETHPLPIVEEMFGGITGATCFSKLDIKKAYHQIEISERSRGITTFITKQVKIGMSVEVKMAITGSGSNVCYVRVFDLPPELPDNELKQYLLEYGEVDRVMYTDSVIAIGIEL, from the exons ATGTCTTCGATGCAGGAGCGTGAGACATTATTTGCCAAGTGCTGCACAAAACGACAAAATGAAGACTCAGTTTCAAATCTACCGTCATCGAAGCGCATAAAAGCT GTAGGAGGCGTTGTGGTCCATATGACAATCGACTCTGATGCAGCGGCCAATTTGGTTGACCTTCAGACGTGGTCTAACTTGCAAAGAAGTGGAGCAAAAGTCAAGTTTTCCCAGCATGATGATCGTTCCTTTAAGGCGTATGGATCGGTCCGTCCAATGAAAATGATTGGGATGTTTACGGCCGAAATCGAAGCGGGTGACAATAAAACGGAGGCAATATTCTACATAGCAGAGGACGCAAAGCAGAGTTTAGTGGGCGACGAAAAGGCGAAACAACtcaaagttttaaaaattgGGCATGACGTGGCATCGGTTCAACAGCAACCCAGGGCGTTTCCAAAAATTAAAGGGGTGTTGGTTGAAATTCCGATTGACCCTAATGTGAAACCTGTACAACAGCCATACCGGCGATCACCATTTGCGTTAGAGGATAAGATCGCTGAAAAACTTCAATACTTGCTCAATCAAGACATAATCGAACCTGTGGAAGAATCTTCAGCCTGGGTATCTCCCATTGTACCCATCCTCAAGGATAACGGAGAAATTCGTCTATGTGTAGACATGCGCAGAGCGAATCAAGCCGTTATCAGAGAAACCCATCCGTTACCAATCGTAGAAGAGATGTTCGGAGGAATTACGGGGGCGACCTGTTTTTCAAAACTTGACATCAAGAAGGCCTATCACCAGATTGAAATATCGGAGCGGTCCAGAGGAATAACAACGTTTATAACAAAACAGGTAAAGAT tGGAATGTCAGTGGAAGTGAAGATGGCGATTACCGGTAGTGGTAGCAATGTTTGTTACGTTCGAGTATTTGACTTGCCACCGGAGTTGCCTGATAATGAGCTGAAACAGTATCTTCTGGAGTACGGGGAAGTGGATCGTGTGATGTACACAGATTCCGTCATCGCTATCGGTATCGAATTGTAA